The following coding sequences are from one Ornithodoros turicata isolate Travis chromosome 1, ASM3712646v1, whole genome shotgun sequence window:
- the LOC135377551 gene encoding uncharacterized protein LOC135377551, which yields MPRCVFCFFDPHDIGDDEPLEENSPSSPDISPATLHAHVERSHPYVDISFLPFFQTDSAFRGIVKAFVLLASVHDQGVEDLRQYLMNHLHDIIAILRAQRIPFRFCICSDVLMMKENRGDVTAHIAHFMALAREVHSDGAIANTLMDVIQESTGRIENYQREGSGFVSTDVQKVQMCISAVKTKKFGCNGVLPTNLAKRRNVLTNIHLPARKEGECFKYNTLALLHPQERNSWKKCENYAVDYWWPSHFPVSFSDLDEFEDKNKISVYVYEYVDQGVHVSRPPKLECEKKIHLLAIDEHFFGIKSLERLLMRDNRCFVCERCTRSFNEEKSMAKHRRLCADVNEILLEFCEPGKNFVEFNKIQYKQQYNYVVALDTESVLAPSGVGMQRHVTSSFCAVLVRTHDSKVMRVRTHHGEDSARQCVKALMEMRDEMVALNACPATMVLNDEQRAEHRAATHCAYCKREFTRDLPRVRHHDHSKRCTTGDTNYIATLCSPCNVACTTREKLPIMVHNLAYDLAGLLREFHLLGWKRAPFIVASSMEKIRSFEIGTFLFRDTMQYLNSSLGELVETVKSMGGAEAFQCLKQVFGNDYEILLRKGVFPYSHVNSFAVYDELALPAKSAFRNDLTGEDISEEDYQYALQVFEHFGCSNLRDYNALYLKTDALLHADVMQHFRRLCYDARGLELLHCVSLASYSWQCALNYTQAKLELIIDEDMYRTIESGVRGGLCQASRRHLRANNPLCSGYDPEKEEVYISYIDCNNLYGFSMVKHLPVGDFEWVEDFSSVDFMHDV from the exons a tgcctagatgcgtgttctgcttttttgatcctcatgatatcggggatgatgagccattggaagagaattcaccatcttctccagacatttcacctgccacattgcatgctcacgtcgagcgatcgcatccctatgtggacatttccttcctgcctttctttcaaactgatagcgcatttcgaggtatcgtcaaagcgtttgtgctattggcatctgttcacgatcagggagtagaggacttgcgacaatatttaatgaaccacctccacgatataattgctattttgcgagcgcaaagaataccctttaggttttgcatttgttctgacgttctaatgatgaaagaaaatcgaggggatgtaaccgcgcacatagctcattttatggcgcttgctcgcgaagtccacagcgacggagctatcgcaaatactttgatggatgtgattcaggagtccaccgggcgcattgaaaattaccagcgcgagggtagtgggtttgtatccactgacgtccaaaaagttcaaatgtgtatttctgctgtgaaaactaaaaaattcgggtgtaatggggtacttcccacgaatctggctaaacgcaggaacgtgttaacgaatatccatttaccagcacgcaaggagggcgaatgttttaaatacaatacgctcgctctcctgcacccacaggaaaggaattcgtggaaaaaatgtgaaaattatgcagtagattactggtggccaagccacttccccgtttcattttctgatctggacgaattcgaagacaaaaacaagatatccgtttacgtgtacgagtacgtcgatcagggagtgcacgtgtcgcgacccccaaaactcgagtgtgaaaagaaaattcacttattggctatagatgaacatttttttggaatcaagtccctcgaacgattactgatgagagacaataggtgtttcgtatgcgaacgttgcacgcgctcttttaacgaggaaaagagcatggcgaaacatcgtcgcctgtgcgcggacgtgaacgaaatcttattggaattttgcgaacctggcaaaaattttgtagaatttaataaaatacagtacaagcagcagtacaactacgtcgtcgcgttggacacggagagcgtactcgcgcccagtggtgttggcatgcagcgtcacgtcacctctagcttctgtgccgtgctcgtgcgcacccacgactcgaaggtgatgcgcgtcaggacgcaccacggtgaagattccgcgaggcagtgcgtgaaggctttgatggaaatgcgggacgagatggttgccctgaatgcctgcCCCGccacaatggtgctgaatgatgagcaacgggccgagcacagagctgccacccattgcgcgtactgtaaacgggagttcacgcgagatctaccccgtgtccgtcatcacgaccattccaagcgatgTACTACCGGGGacacaaattacattgcgacgctgtgcagcccctgtaacgtggcgtgcacgacgagagaaaaattaccgatcatggtgcacaatctggcctacgatttggccggactgctgcgggaatttcaccttctcgggtggaagcgagctcccttcatcgttgccagttccatggaaaaaattcgatcgttcgaaattggcaccttcctattcagagataccatgcagtacctaaattcgtcgctgggagagctcgtggaaaccgtcaaatccatggggggcgcagaggcgttccagtgcctgaagcaggtatttggaaacgactacgaaattctgcttcgtaaaggtgtattcccatacagccacgttaattcttttgcggtgtacgacgaattggctctgccggcaaaatctgccttccgaaatgatctcactggggaggatataagcgaggaagactaccagtatgcgctgcaagtatttgaacattttggatgctcgaatctgagggattataatgcactgtacctgaaaacggatgccctattacatgctgatgtaatgcagcactttcgacgactgtgctacgacgcgcgtggattagaattgcttcattgtgtttctctggcatcctattcgtggcaatgtgctctaaattacacgcaggcaaaattggagttaatcatcgacgaggacatgtacagaaccatcgagtCGGGTGTTaggggcgggctctgtcaggcgagcaggcgtcatttgcgggctaacaaccctctatgtagtggctatgatcccgaaaaagaggaggtgtacatatcatacatagattgcaacaatctttacggattcagtatggtaaagcacctccccgtcggcgatttcgagtgggtcgaggattttagctctgtggattttat GCACGACGTTTGA